The following are encoded together in the Vigna angularis cultivar LongXiaoDou No.4 chromosome 9, ASM1680809v1, whole genome shotgun sequence genome:
- the LOC108320480 gene encoding glycosyltransferase BC10, translating to MQSRMEEGKDPAALRTTPSRPFPLRLLKFFLVFLVIGLSASFLSMYMIRHFGIHNVALIQSTIRPCFEQPVTIESWIRPPSGLLHSMNDTELFWRATSVPRIKSYPFKRTPKIAFMFLTKGPLPMAPLWEKFFKGNERLYSIYVHSLPSYSADFPPSSVFHKRQIPSQVAEWGMMSMCDAERRLLANALLDISNEWFILLSESCIPLQNFSIVYRYISRSRYSFMGAVDEPGPYGRGRYEENMAPEINMSDWRKGSQWFEVNRELAVRIVEDSTYYPKLKEFCVPHKCYVDEHYFQTMLTINTPHLLANRSLTFVDWSRGGAHPATFGKDDIKEEFFKKILQDQICLYNNQPSSLCFLFARKFAPNALGPLLDIATKTLGI from the exons ATGCAGTCTAGAATGGAAGAAGGGAAGGACCCTGCTGCATTGAGAACTACTCCCTCTAGGCCCTTCCCTTTGAGGCTTCTGAAGTTCTTCTTGGTATTTTTGGTTATTGGTCTGAGTGCTTCGTTTCTTAGCATGTACATGATTAGGCATTTTGGTATTCATAATGTGGCTTTGATACAGTCTACCATTAGACCTTGCTTTGAGCAGCCAGTGACCATAGAAAGTTGGATTAGGCCTCCATCCGGTTTGCTGCATTCCATGAACGACACTGAGCTCTTCTGGCGAGCTACTTCTGTTCCGAGGATCAAGAGTTATCCCTTTAAAAGAACTCCCAAGATTGCCTTCATGTTCTTGACCAAGGGACCGTTGCCAATGGCACCACTCTGGGAGAAGTTCTTTAAAGGGAATGAGAGGCTTTATTCAATCTATGTTCATTCGCTGCCTTCCTATAGTGCGGATTTTCCACCATCATCAGTTTTTCATAAAAGACAGATCCCAAGCCAG GTTGCTGAATGGGGAATGATGAGTATGTGTGATGCTGAAAGAAGACTTCTGGCCAATGCATTGCTTGATATCTCAAATGAATGGTTTATCCTCTTATCCGAATCCTGCATTCCTCTCCAGAACTTCAGCATTGTGTACCGTTACATATCACGCTCAAGGTATAGCTTTATGGGTGCAGTTGATGAACCTGGCCCTTATGGGAGAGGACGCTATGAGGAAAACATGGCACCTGAGATCAACATGAGTGACTGGCGTAAGGGGTCTCAGTGGTTTGAAGTTAACCGGGAACTTGCCGTTAGGATAGTTGAAGACAGTACTTACTATCCCAAGCTCAAAGAATTCTGTGTTCCACACAAATGCTACGTTGATGAGCACTATTTCCAGACAATGCTAACGATTAATACCCCTCATCTTTTGGCAAATAGAAGCCTCACTTTTGTGGACTGGTCAAGGGGTGGTGCTCATCCAGCTACTTTTGGGAAGGATGACATCAAAGAGGAATTCTTCAAGAAAATTTTGCAAGACCAGATATGTCTTTATAATAACCAGCCATCTTCGCTTTGCTTCTTATTTGCAAGAAAATTTGCACCTAATGCTTTAGGCCCTCTTTTAGACATAGCAACCAAAACACTAGGAATTTGA